From the genome of Prevotella herbatica, one region includes:
- a CDS encoding FimB/Mfa2 family fimbrial subunit translates to MFLSGRFVQEVTPESNGRYYICFDNSQPMQLVAVGAGTVDSVSLVIPSVGEDISSVCASLKYPSESRSSASIAETTPVNYLCYGNFSYTPGESLTDSTTATLTMMNKNVRIHIVIKHLLTQLGDGKYTVKLRGFRDALAFDGSIKGDSIEYEPHGSFDSNGTFSTDIINAMPTADGEHVTFSLYKDGYPIFTSNSDSDGSLISLQPEDDKVIVVDVGKMGVNLNVIPWSDVNGSTIFY, encoded by the coding sequence ATGTTTCTCTCGGGTCGTTTTGTTCAGGAGGTTACTCCTGAAAGCAATGGCCGCTACTATATCTGCTTCGACAACAGCCAGCCTATGCAGCTTGTCGCTGTGGGAGCAGGTACGGTAGACAGCGTTTCGCTGGTCATCCCTTCAGTGGGAGAGGACATCAGTAGTGTCTGCGCCAGTCTGAAGTATCCTTCAGAGTCCCGTTCTTCTGCCAGCATTGCAGAGACCACTCCCGTGAACTATCTGTGCTACGGCAATTTCAGCTACACTCCAGGAGAGTCACTGACTGACTCCACTACAGCCACCCTAACGATGATGAACAAAAACGTGCGTATACACATCGTTATCAAGCATCTGCTGACCCAACTTGGAGACGGCAAATACACCGTTAAGTTGAGAGGGTTCCGTGATGCCCTTGCCTTTGACGGCAGTATCAAGGGCGACAGTATTGAGTATGAGCCTCACGGGAGTTTCGACAGCAATGGCACTTTCTCAACCGATATCATCAACGCCATGCCCACAGCTGATGGCGAGCACGTCACGTTCAGCCTCTATAAAGACGGTTACCCTATCTTTACAAGTAATTCCGATTCTGACGGCAGTCTTATCTCTCTTCAGCCAGAGGATGATAAGGTAATAGTTGTTGACGTAGGCAAAATGGGTGTTAATCTGAATGTCATCCCATGGAGCGATGTAAATGGAAGCACTATTTTCTAT